Genomic window (Haladaptatus caseinilyticus):
TAAACGACATCGCAGCAGAATATGAGGAGGTGGCAGTCGTCGGCGTGAACCCGAACGATGCCGAGGAATACCCCGACGATTCCTTCGAAGCGATGCAGGAGTGGGTCGAGGAGGGACGTATCCAGTACGACGCCTACCTCCACGACGAGACGCAGGACGTGGCGGACGCGTACGGTGCCGTCTGTACCCCGGACCCCTTCCTCCTCCGAAACGAAGGCGACGAGTTCACCCTTGCGTACCACGGACGACTGGACGACGCACTCAATCCCGACGCTGAACCCACCGAGTACCACATCCACGACGCGATCGAGTCGGTGCTTGCGGGCGAAGACGTCGCGTTGGAGTTCCTCCCGTCGCGGGGTTGTTCGATCAAGTGGAAGTGACTCCGCTGTGAGAGCCACGAGCGAGGTAACACTCACGTCAGGAAGCGACACGGATGTAACCGAATCGATTGGGCGTCGGCTATAACTCGGCGACCATCGTAATCGGGAACATGTCCGAACAAACAGACGACACGACAGGAACTGCCGTTTCCGAGACGACCGCCTTTAGAGTCGCCCGACTCCTGTACGGGGGCGTTCTCGTACTGACTGCCATCTCGGGACTTCGAAATATCGACGCGCAGGCAGGCTACGCCGAATCCAAGGGAATTCCGTTGCCGGAAGAGTCGGTCGTCTCCTCGCACGGCCTGCTACTTCTCGGCGGAATCGGTATCAGTATCTGGCGCCTCCCCGCGCTCGCAGCCAGCGCCGTCGTCGCGTTCTTCGTCGGCGTGACCCCGACGATACACGACTACTGGGCACACGACGGACAGGAGCGGCAGAACGAGCGAAACCACTTCCTGAAAAACGCCGCCCTCGCGGGTGCGGCCCTCGCGTTCCTTGGGGTCGGGGAGAAAAAGAAGTAGAAGTTCGACTGCTCGGCCGTAGCGACCGACCGCATCTGCCGGAAGTGGCTCAGCGACGAACCCGTTCGACGCGCTTTTGCCCCCGTTCTTTTACTTGGTCGAATCGAGCGCGAGCGACCGGACGTTTTTCGCCGACGACCGCACCGACGAACGCACCGACGGCGCCGCCAGTGCTTGCCGCTCTGCTACTGATGAGTCCACCGAGACCACCGCCGATTGCCCCTCCGATTGCTGCGTGACGAGCACGACTGATAGCGCGCTCGATGCGAATGGAACGCATGTCTAAAGCTAACGTCGTACAAACGGATAAATGATTCCTGAGAAAAAGACCGACGGACTGCCGCATCCCGTCGTAATTCACGGGATGTCGTTCGGATTGCTGAGCACGGGCCACGTAATCACCGTCACAAACCTTTAGGCCGAAACCACACGAACCCAGACGCAACGTGCCTGCACTCGAAGACCCCCTCGAAATCGGGGGTGTCGAACTGCCGAACCGCCTCTACCGCGCACCGCTACTCGAATGTGCCGGAAACGGCCCAAACGCGGTGGACACGCTAATTCGGGAACTCGAACCGGCCGCCGAGTCCGGAGTCGGCCTGATATGTCAGGGTGCGACGATCGTTCGTGGGGAAGGTGGCTGTGCCGCGCCGGGAATGACTCACGTTCACGACCCGAAATTCGTCTCGAAATTGGGCCGACTGACGGACGCGATCCACGGCCACGGGAGTAGGATTTTCGTTCAGTTGGAACACGGCGGGCTTCGGAGCATGGAGACGTGGCATGCGGGCTATCGCGCCGAAAATCCGAACGTACGACAACTCGCCGTTTCGCGCCCACCTACCGTGCTCCGGGCACTCAGCCGAATCGGATTCCTGTCCTACGATGCACACGTCCTCAGCACCGAGGAGGTGTATGACCTCGCTGCCGATTTCGGTCGGAGCGCCGAGTATGCCATCGACGCGGGCTACGACGGTGTTCACATCGCCGGGGCGAACATGGGAATCGTCCAGCAGTTCCTCTCACCGTTTTACAACCGTCGAGACGACGAGTTCGGCGGATCGCTCGCCGAACGAACGAAATTCCTCGAAGTCGTTCACGGCGAGATTCGAAAACGCGTCGGCTCCGACGTGCCGATCGTGACGAAAGTGCCCGCCGAGACCACCGCACCGCCATTCGTTCGTCGGCATCTCTCCCTTAGCGACGGGGTTCGAATCTGCGATCGACTGGCGGAGGTTGGGTTCGACGCCCTGGTTCCGGTACAGGCATCCGTGTTCTGGGACGCGAGCATCGTGCGTGGCGCGTTTCCCGCTCGTGCGTGGCGTGACGAGCGATTCCGCGATGGCTATGCTGAGGCGTTCGGAAGCAAGACTCGGGGCGGTCTCGTCGCCGCGCTCAACTGGATACAATCGAGAAAATACGATTTCGAACCAGCCTGGAACCGGCCGTTTACCCGCCGGGTGACGGAACGAACTTCCGTTCCAGTGCTCGCGGAGGGCGGCATCCGAACCCGAGACGGGATCGATCGGCTACTCACGCATGGCGACTGTGACGCGGTCGGAATGGGACGCCCGTTTTACGCCGAGCCGCGACTTCCGGCGCGAATTCTCGAAACGGATGTCGAAAACGACCGAGCAGCGCGCGTCATCTGCGAGAACTGTAACAACTGTACCGTCCCACAGGCAACCGGCGCTCACGGTGTGTGCCGAACACCGGATGTCCTCGAAAAACGAGGGACACTGCGGAAGGCAGGTGCCTACGGCCGGGGAGGCTCAGACAGCGAACGTTGACCACCCGATGGAGTCGTAACGGGTATTCCACGGGGGACCCAATCAGGGAGCAGTGACCGACGAGGATATCGAGATTTCGGACGTATTTGACGCCGTCGAGGACATCGGTCGGCCGGTGCTCACCGCGGAGGAAGTCGCTCGGGTACTCGGCTGTTCCCACGAGGAAGCGAATCGTGCACTGGAACGGCTCGCGAACGAACAGGAAGTCTCCCGTCTCGACGTGGAGCGCGACCCAGTCGTCTGGTTTCCGACGGAGTGGGAACGATTGGCCGACCGTGAACGAATCGTCGTCTTTCCGAAACGACGAGAAATCATCGCCGACCATCCCCGGCAGTTCACTCGGGCGCAACTCTCGCAGTTCGCGCACCTAACGGACACGACTCGTACCGGTGGGTACAGCTATCGGATCCGTCAAGAGGATATCTGGTCCGCGCCGTACGACTCGCTCGAGACACTGATGCGAACGGTCAGACAGGTCCTACCGGAACCGTCGCCGGATTTGGAGGCGTTCGTCGAACAGCAGTGGAAACGCGCCAAGCAGTTCCGTCTATACACCCACGAGGACGACTACGTCGTTCTCGAAGCCGCGAGCGATGACCTCATGGGAAACGTTGCACGACAGAAATTGGACGATAGCCACTTGCGTGCGCCGCTTTCGGATAACGAGAGTTGGGTGGCGGCAGAAAAGGTCGCGGAGGTCAAACGAATCCTCTACGAGGCGGGGTATCCAGTACAGGACGAGCGGGAGTTGGAATCGGGCGACGAACTGGACATCGATTGCTCGCTCGATCTGCGCAAATACCAGCGTGCGTGGGTGGAGGAGTTCGTGGACCTCAAATCCGGCGTCCTCGTCGGTCCGCCAGGAAGTGGAAAAACGGTTGCCGCGATGGGCGTTCTCGAAGCGATTTCAGGCGAAACGTTGGTCCTGGTTCCGAGTAGGGAGCTCGCCGGACAGTGGCGCGAGGAACTGCTGACTCACACCAGCCTCGCTCCGGAACAGGTCGGCGAATATCATGGCGGTGAAAAGAACGTCCGCCCGGTGACGATTGCGACCTACCAGACCGCAGGAATGGACAGGCATCGCCAGTTGTTCGATCAGCGACGCTGGGGTCTCATCGTATATGATGAATGCCAGCACATTCCAAGCCGGGTCTTCCGCCGAAGTGCGAACCTCCAGAGCAAACATCGGCTCGGACTGTCTGCCACCCCCGTTCGAGAGGACGACAAGGAAAAGGACATCTTCACCCTGATCGGTCCACCGATCGGGACGGATTGGGACGCCCTGTTCGAAGCCGGGTTCGTCGCCGAACCGGAGGTAGAAATCAGGTACGTCAGTTGGGACGACGAAACGTATCACGGCGAGTACGCCGACGCCGACCAGCGCGGAAAGCGTCAGGTGGCCGCATCGAACCCCGCGAAAGTGGACGAAATCCGCTATCTATTGGCCGAACACCCCACCGCGAAAGCGTTGGTGTTTGTGGAGTATCTGGAACAAGGAGCCGACATCTCGGAGGCGCTCTCCGTCCCGTTCATTAGCGGGGAGATGCCCCATCCGGAACGCGAGCGCCACTTACAGGCGTTCCGTGATGGCCGCCTCGACACGCTCGTCATCTCCCGCGTCGGGGACGAAGGGATCGACCTGCCGGATGCCGAACTCGCGGTCGTCGCCTCCGGACTCGGCGGGTCACGGCGACAAGGTGCGCAGCGCGCCGGGAGGACCATGCGTCCGGCGGGGCGTGCCCGAATGTACGTGCTGGCGACCCGCGGAACGCGCGAGGAGGAGTTCGCTCGTCAACAGTTGCGTCATCTCGCGTCGAAAGGAATCCGGATTCAAGAGACGGTCGCGAAGGAAACGCTCGCGGAAGGGAAGAATACGGAAGAAACGGTTTCGGAGGAGTAGTTCTCGGAACCGATTTCG
Coding sequences:
- a CDS encoding oxidoreductase, with translation MPALEDPLEIGGVELPNRLYRAPLLECAGNGPNAVDTLIRELEPAAESGVGLICQGATIVRGEGGCAAPGMTHVHDPKFVSKLGRLTDAIHGHGSRIFVQLEHGGLRSMETWHAGYRAENPNVRQLAVSRPPTVLRALSRIGFLSYDAHVLSTEEVYDLAADFGRSAEYAIDAGYDGVHIAGANMGIVQQFLSPFYNRRDDEFGGSLAERTKFLEVVHGEIRKRVGSDVPIVTKVPAETTAPPFVRRHLSLSDGVRICDRLAEVGFDALVPVQASVFWDASIVRGAFPARAWRDERFRDGYAEAFGSKTRGGLVAALNWIQSRKYDFEPAWNRPFTRRVTERTSVPVLAEGGIRTRDGIDRLLTHGDCDAVGMGRPFYAEPRLPARILETDVENDRAARVICENCNNCTVPQATGAHGVCRTPDVLEKRGTLRKAGAYGRGGSDSER
- a CDS encoding thioredoxin family protein, which produces MVMKESEAEIERGDPVPNFQLRGTDGERYTLDDFSGYEAVLLVFTCNHCPYAQAKFDLLNDIAAEYEEVAVVGVNPNDAEEYPDDSFEAMQEWVEEGRIQYDAYLHDETQDVADAYGAVCTPDPFLLRNEGDEFTLAYHGRLDDALNPDAEPTEYHIHDAIESVLAGEDVALEFLPSRGCSIKWK
- a CDS encoding DEAD/DEAH box helicase family protein, giving the protein MTDEDIEISDVFDAVEDIGRPVLTAEEVARVLGCSHEEANRALERLANEQEVSRLDVERDPVVWFPTEWERLADRERIVVFPKRREIIADHPRQFTRAQLSQFAHLTDTTRTGGYSYRIRQEDIWSAPYDSLETLMRTVRQVLPEPSPDLEAFVEQQWKRAKQFRLYTHEDDYVVLEAASDDLMGNVARQKLDDSHLRAPLSDNESWVAAEKVAEVKRILYEAGYPVQDERELESGDELDIDCSLDLRKYQRAWVEEFVDLKSGVLVGPPGSGKTVAAMGVLEAISGETLVLVPSRELAGQWREELLTHTSLAPEQVGEYHGGEKNVRPVTIATYQTAGMDRHRQLFDQRRWGLIVYDECQHIPSRVFRRSANLQSKHRLGLSATPVREDDKEKDIFTLIGPPIGTDWDALFEAGFVAEPEVEIRYVSWDDETYHGEYADADQRGKRQVAASNPAKVDEIRYLLAEHPTAKALVFVEYLEQGADISEALSVPFISGEMPHPERERHLQAFRDGRLDTLVISRVGDEGIDLPDAELAVVASGLGGSRRQGAQRAGRTMRPAGRARMYVLATRGTREEEFARQQLRHLASKGIRIQETVAKETLAEGKNTEETVSEE
- a CDS encoding DoxX family protein, which codes for MSEQTDDTTGTAVSETTAFRVARLLYGGVLVLTAISGLRNIDAQAGYAESKGIPLPEESVVSSHGLLLLGGIGISIWRLPALAASAVVAFFVGVTPTIHDYWAHDGQERQNERNHFLKNAALAGAALAFLGVGEKKK